From one Eucalyptus grandis isolate ANBG69807.140 chromosome 9, ASM1654582v1, whole genome shotgun sequence genomic stretch:
- the LOC104420657 gene encoding senescence-associated carboxylesterase 101 codes for MEEDAKRTSRMMIMGRRPPLPLFSCGLDLANLAVASGLLGRSWDAVSQLQGQVNAEQPHLSSPSSSSSSVAFEEFQHPEYTIVAFNALPIGISHLQEQSDLVPWSEIPRFHFLCSENIPSFSLNRAAISLFDSLCDEHELSVLRAQIAESAKSTAYIITGHCLAGCVASLFTLWLLDSLDASTTIWPLCITFGSPLLGDNGFQRAVSQFSAWNCLLHVVHKDDCFPRLWLQPHGEPSSYVPFGAFLLCSDSSGACFRAPESVMELLLANRSSTESGRNQELRGFHYGSIIERLEGGSICKDPNSLAEDEPDSFKAGIIAQVTAVDLAQVQLSHRPWQQNVNAQMEKVSKSEEESATRIRAAARSNTSSKASDMERKIFMVHLEWYKKATASDGFGYYDSYKSKPKERDHRVVTYKETLKEYWQRVVKESEKMPQKEGAWLRQGWLYGGNTYRRMVEPLDIAEYYAKGNRNYLTEGRSKHYILLEKWLKENPQRPAPCNSVNSRREKVSSNILTEDSCFWAHVEEAVISGRLLKSGGPDLAVEREKLVEFEQYVMSLLERYAVSSEIFLEKSSYMKWWREYDEEILGKQMMGASHDSQLAQFMRNECYHQ; via the exons ATGGAAGAAGACGCCAAACGAACGAGTCGGATGATGATCATGGGCCGCCGACCTCCTCTCCCTCT ATTCAGCTGCGGGCTCGATCTGGCGAACTTGGCAGTGGCGTCGGGTCTTCTTGGTCGCTCATGGGACGCGGTTTCACAGCTCCAGGGGCAAGTCAATGCCGAGCAGCCACACCTATCGTCGCCGTCGTCTTCCTCCTCGTCGGTGGCTTTCGAAGAGTTCCAGCACCCGGAGTACACAATCGTTGCTTTCAATGCGTTGCCTATCGGCATTAGCCATCTTCAAGAACAGAGCGATTTGGTTCCCTGGTCGGAGATCCCTCGCTTCCATTTCCTCTGCTCCGAGAATATCCCATCGTTTTCCTTGAACAGAGCAGCGATTTCTCTGTTCGACTCCCTCTGCGACGAGCACGAACTCTCTGTCCTGAGAGCTCAG ATTGCAGAATCTGCTAAGTCTACCGCGTACATTATTACCGGACACTGCCTAGCTGGATGCGTGGCTTCTCTGTTCACGCTATGGCTTTTAGACTCGCTCGATGCCTCGACCACTATATGGCCACTCTGCATTACTTTCGGCTCGCCTCTCCTCGGCGACAATGGCTTCCAGCGAGCCGTATCACAGTTCTCAGCGTGGAATTGCTTGTTGCACGTGGTCCATAAGGATGACTGTTTCCCTAGACTCTGGCTTCAACCTCATGGCGAGCCAAGCTCCTATGTGCCTTTTGGGGCATTCCTCTTGTGTTCTGACTCAAGTGGCGCGTGTTTTAGAGCTCCTGAATCAGTAATGGAGCTGCTGCTTGCGAACAGGAGCAGCACAGAGAGTGGTCGAAATCAAGAATTACGAGGTTTTCATTACGGTAGCATCATTGAACGTCTCGAAGGCGGATCCATATGCAAGGACCCAAATTCGTTGGCAGAGGACGAACCTGATTCATTTAAGGCTGGGATAATCGCTCAAGTGACAGCGGTCGACCTTGCACAAGTTCAG CTTTCACATCGGCCATGGCAGCAGAACGTTAATGCTCAGATGGAGAAAGTCTCAAAATCAGAAGAAGAATCTGCGACCCGAATCCGAGCAGCAGCAAGAAGCAATACCTCCAGCAAAGCAAGTGacatggaaaggaaaatattcatGGTCCACCTTGAATGGTATAAGAAAGCGACAGCGTCCGACGGTTTTGGTTATTACGACAGCTACAAGAGCAAGCCGAAGGAGCGTGATCACCGAGTTGTCACGTACAAGGAGACCCTCAAGGAATACTGGCAGCGCGTCGTCAAGGAGTCAGAGAAGATGCCTCAGAAGGAGGGGGCATGGCTGCGGCAGGGCTGGCTTTACGGGGGAAACACTTACCGGAGGATGGTCGAGCCGCTCGACATAGCTGAGTACTATGCCAAGGGCAATAGGAATTACCTAACTGAAGGAAGGTCCAAGCACTACATTCTATTGGAGAAATGGCTAAAAGAGAACCCGCAGAGGCCTGCCCCGTGTAATTCGGTCAACTCGAGACGCGAAAAAGTCTCGTCCAACATCCTCACCGAGGACTCTTGCTTCTGGGCGCACGTCGAGGAGGCGGTCATCTCAGGCAGGTTGCTGAAGAGCGGAGGACCGGATTTGGccgtggagagagagaagctggtCGAGTTCGAGCAGTACGTGATGAGCCTCCTTGAGAGGTACGCGGTGTCGTCGGAGATTTTCCTGGAGAAGAGCAGCTACATGAAATGGTGGAGAGAGTATGATGAGGAGATCCTAGGGAAGCAGATGATGGGAGCTTCCCATGACTCGCAGCTTGCTCAGTTCATGAGGAACGAGTGCTATCACCAGTAG